The Sphingorhabdus sp. Alg231-15 genome has a segment encoding these proteins:
- a CDS encoding TetR family transcriptional regulator, giving the protein MNKETTIKRRRLSPEKRKSLILDHTAEIVANNGVAVLSMELIGKEAGISKSLVYTYFDSLTELLRALLRRELKRLRRFQVQEAEAAQTFEELVRGVTHQYLKYIEERGLIIERLQAEPSVSDGHDPTDYSRDDAVNYIADIVARNFDIPKSLARAATDISFGLPATAGAYYLHGDMSREEVENITVTMILGSLNAVQNDYSTRLQPLKRKL; this is encoded by the coding sequence ATGAATAAAGAAACTACCATCAAAAGGCGGCGCCTCAGTCCCGAAAAACGCAAGTCGTTGATCCTCGATCATACGGCGGAAATTGTCGCGAATAATGGTGTGGCAGTGCTGAGCATGGAACTGATTGGCAAAGAGGCCGGGATTAGCAAATCGCTCGTCTACACCTATTTTGACAGTCTCACAGAGCTGCTTCGCGCTTTGCTGAGACGAGAGCTAAAACGCTTGCGGCGGTTTCAAGTACAGGAGGCGGAAGCGGCCCAGACATTTGAGGAACTGGTACGCGGCGTCACGCATCAATATCTCAAATATATCGAGGAACGCGGACTAATTATCGAGCGATTGCAGGCCGAACCGAGCGTATCCGACGGTCATGATCCAACAGACTATAGCCGCGATGATGCGGTCAACTACATCGCCGACATTGTGGCACGTAATTTTGACATTCCCAAAAGCTTGGCAAGAGCGGCAACCGATATCTCCTTCGGCCTCCCGGCAACTGCGGGAGCCTATTATCTCCACGGCGATATGAGCAGGGAAGAGGTTGAGAACATAACGGTCACCATGATTTTGGGATCACTTAATGCCGTGCAGAATGATTACAGCACGCGACTTCAACCCTTGAAGCGAAAGCTCTGA
- a CDS encoding SDR family oxidoreductase, with amino-acid sequence MFDLTGHVALVTGGNGGLGLAMAKGLVKAGSAVAIWGRNPEKNEAALKELLDMGGDAAVFSCDVTDVEQVNAAFAETIKRFQKVDSCFANAGGGSAGMLHQTSEEAWTATVDMNLTSVVNTYKPVIAHLLERGQGGKLIVTSSAAAIMGMPMGSGYSTTKAAVTGLTRALAIELGKANIQVNAILPGYIETDMSLNTPQIFRDACKRRSASGEVGKLEDMEGIAVYLASQQSNFMTGQSLVIDGGHSIHPL; translated from the coding sequence ATGTTTGATTTAACTGGACATGTCGCTTTGGTGACAGGCGGCAATGGCGGCTTGGGATTGGCGATGGCCAAAGGATTGGTGAAAGCTGGTAGCGCCGTTGCAATCTGGGGGCGCAACCCGGAGAAAAATGAGGCGGCATTGAAAGAACTGCTTGATATGGGCGGTGATGCAGCCGTGTTTTCATGCGATGTCACCGATGTTGAGCAAGTTAATGCCGCTTTCGCTGAAACGATAAAGCGATTTCAAAAAGTGGATAGCTGTTTTGCCAATGCAGGTGGCGGATCTGCAGGTATGCTACACCAGACCAGCGAGGAAGCGTGGACAGCGACGGTGGATATGAACCTGACCAGCGTGGTAAACACCTATAAGCCGGTAATTGCGCATCTTCTGGAACGCGGACAAGGCGGCAAGTTAATCGTCACGTCCTCTGCTGCTGCAATAATGGGTATGCCAATGGGCAGCGGTTATTCGACAACTAAGGCAGCGGTCACCGGTTTGACACGTGCTCTGGCAATCGAATTGGGGAAAGCAAATATTCAGGTCAATGCGATCCTGCCCGGGTATATCGAAACGGATATGTCGCTCAATACTCCGCAGATATTCCGGGATGCATGCAAGCGCCGCTCGGCTTCGGGTGAGGTTGGGAAACTTGAAGATATGGAAGGAATCGCTGTCTATCTAGCGTCACAGCAAAGTAATTTTATGACTGGCCAATCGCTCGTCATCGACGGAGGTCATTCCATTCATCCACTTTAA
- a CDS encoding enoyl-CoA hydratase-related protein, translating into MNQDIIISTEDRVTTLTISRTDKKNAITQSMYAAMADAITDYGNDDDARAFVITGDGDMFTAGNDLQDFSTGGGSKDEIPPVSRFLFAVRDCPKTVIAAVNGPAIGVGLTMLLHCDLVYAGGSATFNAPFVKLGLVPEAASSLLLPAAVGMAVANDILLAGRTLDAEEALRFGLIARIYPDAELQQAVHQIALHIASSAPNALKQSKLLIRNQREKVADQMHAEGKLFVAQLNSPDFAESVAAMMEKRTPVYS; encoded by the coding sequence ATGAATCAAGATATCATCATCTCAACCGAAGACCGGGTCACCACCCTGACTATTTCCCGCACCGATAAGAAGAACGCGATCACTCAGTCAATGTATGCCGCAATGGCTGATGCCATTACCGATTATGGCAACGACGATGACGCGCGGGCCTTTGTCATCACCGGTGATGGCGACATGTTTACCGCAGGCAACGACTTGCAGGATTTCTCCACTGGGGGTGGGAGCAAGGACGAAATACCACCAGTATCTCGCTTTTTATTTGCGGTGAGGGATTGTCCCAAAACCGTTATCGCAGCTGTCAATGGTCCAGCGATCGGCGTTGGTCTTACAATGTTGTTACATTGTGATCTTGTCTATGCGGGCGGAAGCGCGACTTTCAATGCACCCTTTGTCAAACTGGGTCTCGTTCCGGAAGCCGCATCATCATTGTTGCTGCCGGCTGCTGTAGGGATGGCTGTCGCCAATGATATTTTGTTGGCGGGTCGGACACTCGATGCAGAGGAAGCATTGCGTTTCGGGCTGATTGCGAGGATTTACCCGGATGCGGAATTGCAACAAGCAGTCCATCAGATCGCTCTTCATATCGCCAGCTCCGCTCCCAATGCACTCAAACAGTCAAAATTGCTGATCCGCAATCAACGCGAAAAAGTCGCAGATCAAATGCATGCTGAAGGCAAACTATTTGTTGCCCAACTTAACTCGCCGGACTTCGCGGAGAGCGTGGCCGCGATGATGGAAAAGCGAACTCCCGTTTATAGCTAG
- a CDS encoding MarR family transcriptional regulator has product MRQPRIFYLMQKAHSALFRAADRFLGEEVGLTSSQHAVLLILVKRDGVPISAIAKELNMGKSSLTGLIDRMSKKGLVSRQQSAADARSFEIHIEDHGRQLVNATLPGTKQINSNILATFSAQEQSTIEKFLEHLANNADDIVATQSLKKPQERKVK; this is encoded by the coding sequence ATGCGACAACCGAGAATCTTCTATTTGATGCAAAAGGCGCACAGCGCCTTGTTCCGAGCGGCTGATCGCTTTCTCGGGGAGGAAGTCGGCCTAACGTCATCGCAGCATGCCGTATTGTTGATTCTCGTGAAGCGAGACGGGGTGCCTATCTCAGCAATCGCCAAAGAATTGAACATGGGTAAGTCAAGTCTGACGGGTTTGATTGATCGTATGTCCAAAAAAGGTTTGGTTTCCCGCCAGCAAAGTGCCGCAGATGCGCGGAGCTTTGAAATCCATATTGAAGATCATGGTCGCCAGTTGGTCAACGCTACTCTTCCCGGAACGAAGCAGATCAACAGCAACATTCTCGCGACATTCTCTGCGCAGGAACAATCAACTATCGAAAAATTTCTCGAGCATTTGGCCAACAATGCCGACGATATTGTGGCCACGCAGTCCTTGAAAAAACCTCAGGAAAGAAAAGTGAAATGA
- a CDS encoding ABC transporter substrate-binding protein — MRHIRTAVILCMSLAAISCSDSTDADNDARADVDMSDPSGAASRFLDEEIGELSSLSREEQEAELAWFTAAAKPFRGMEISVVSETIATHEYESKVLAPAFTAITGIRVTHDLIGEGDVVEKLQTQMQSNENIYDAYVNDSDLIGTHWRYQQVRNLTDWMAGEGSDVTSPGLDLPDFIGTDFTTGPDKKLYQLPDQQFANLYWFRYDWFTDPKIKAEFKEQYGYDLGVPVNWSAYEDIAEFFTGKKIDGKTVYGNMDYGKKDPSLGWRFTDAWMSMAGMGSVGEPNGLPVDEWGIRVNDKSQPVGSCIARGGATNSPAAVYALAKYSKWLADYAPPSAAGMTFSEAGPVPSQGAIAQQMFWYTTFTANMVGEDASAVLYEDGTPRWRMAPSPHGAYWQDGMKVGYQDAGAWTLMKSTPTKRAKAAWLYAQFVTSKTVDVKKAHVGLTFIRQSTIQHDSFTERAPKLGGLVEFYRSPARTQWSPTGTNVPDYPRLAQLWWQNIGDASSGTKTPQAALDSLCEQQERVLSRLERSGLQGDLGPRLGAERGAAYWLKQPGSPKAKLANEKPEPVTIEYDKLIAQWQ; from the coding sequence ATGAGACATATTCGAACAGCCGTAATCCTTTGCATGAGCCTGGCTGCAATATCCTGTTCAGATTCAACTGATGCAGATAATGATGCACGGGCTGATGTGGACATGTCCGATCCATCAGGCGCGGCGAGCCGGTTCCTGGATGAAGAGATTGGAGAACTGTCCAGTCTCAGCCGGGAAGAACAGGAAGCCGAATTGGCCTGGTTCACGGCGGCCGCAAAACCATTTAGAGGCATGGAAATTTCAGTGGTGTCCGAAACGATTGCCACTCATGAATATGAATCCAAAGTTCTTGCTCCTGCTTTTACAGCCATTACCGGAATCCGGGTCACGCATGATCTTATCGGTGAAGGCGATGTGGTTGAGAAGCTGCAAACGCAGATGCAGTCAAACGAGAATATTTACGATGCATATGTCAACGATTCAGATCTGATCGGTACACATTGGCGCTATCAACAGGTTCGCAATCTTACCGATTGGATGGCGGGTGAGGGCAGTGATGTGACCAGTCCGGGACTGGATCTTCCTGATTTTATCGGAACCGACTTCACAACCGGCCCGGACAAAAAACTCTATCAATTGCCAGATCAGCAATTCGCAAATCTATATTGGTTCCGATATGATTGGTTCACCGATCCGAAGATCAAAGCCGAATTCAAAGAGCAATATGGATATGACCTAGGCGTGCCCGTCAACTGGTCAGCTTATGAAGATATTGCCGAATTCTTCACCGGCAAGAAAATTGATGGAAAAACAGTCTACGGCAACATGGACTATGGCAAAAAGGATCCGTCATTGGGGTGGCGTTTTACCGACGCGTGGATGTCGATGGCCGGTATGGGGTCTGTTGGGGAGCCCAATGGACTGCCAGTTGACGAATGGGGCATTCGCGTAAACGATAAGTCACAACCAGTCGGGTCATGTATTGCTCGAGGCGGAGCGACCAATTCGCCGGCTGCTGTCTATGCGCTGGCCAAATATTCCAAATGGCTTGCCGACTACGCACCTCCATCAGCAGCAGGGATGACCTTCTCAGAGGCAGGGCCGGTACCGTCGCAAGGAGCCATCGCGCAACAGATGTTTTGGTACACGACATTCACCGCCAATATGGTCGGCGAAGACGCCTCTGCTGTTCTCTATGAGGACGGCACGCCACGGTGGCGAATGGCGCCCAGTCCTCATGGTGCTTATTGGCAAGATGGTATGAAAGTGGGCTATCAAGATGCTGGTGCTTGGACACTGATGAAATCTACACCGACCAAGCGGGCAAAAGCGGCTTGGCTCTATGCGCAGTTTGTCACCTCGAAAACCGTGGACGTCAAAAAAGCCCATGTCGGACTGACCTTCATACGCCAATCTACCATCCAGCATGACAGTTTTACCGAACGTGCGCCTAAACTGGGCGGGCTTGTGGAGTTTTATCGCTCACCGGCACGTACCCAGTGGTCGCCAACCGGAACAAATGTGCCCGACTATCCTCGCTTGGCACAGCTTTGGTGGCAGAATATTGGCGATGCTTCCTCGGGCACAAAAACACCTCAGGCAGCGCTCGATTCACTGTGTGAGCAGCAAGAACGTGTTCTCAGTCGTCTGGAGCGTTCCGGATTGCAGGGCGATCTCGGACCAAGACTTGGGGCAGAACGAGGGGCAGCCTATTGGTTGAAACAACCTGGATCACCTAAAGCCAAACTGGCGAATGAGAAGCCTGAGCCAGTAACCATCGAATATGATAAATTAATTGCGCAATGGCAGTAG
- a CDS encoding DUF2160 family membrane protein produces MEWMAWTLPTAIFFLSIGALLIGMGVLHMKYPSTPRVGVLGIETMRGDRLFISLLGSAFINLAWIGLLDVPQYGALIICGLFAAIVFRWV; encoded by the coding sequence ATGGAATGGATGGCCTGGACACTACCGACCGCAATATTTTTTCTGTCCATTGGCGCCTTGCTGATAGGTATGGGTGTATTGCACATGAAATATCCGAGTACGCCCAGGGTAGGGGTGCTTGGCATTGAAACAATGCGTGGAGACAGACTATTCATCTCGCTGCTGGGCTCTGCTTTCATCAATCTTGCATGGATTGGCTTGCTCGACGTGCCGCAATATGGAGCGCTGATCATTTGCGGTCTGTTTGCAGCAATTGTATTTCGCTGGGTATAA
- a CDS encoding carbohydrate ABC transporter permease: MVAYLVFLLVPIYWLIIMSFKSNSEILSSFTLFPDNFTLKNYRTILEDPSWYMGYVNSFIFVSLNTVISLLVALPAAYAFSRYRFFGDNHLFFWLLTNRMAPPAVFALPFFQLYSSVSLFDTHIAVALAHCLFNVPLAVWILEGFMRGVPREIDETAFIDGYSFPRFFTRIFIPMIAPGIGVTAFFCFMFSWVELLLSRTLTSVDAKPITAIMTRTVSASGLDWGVLAAAGVLTIIPGAIVIYFVRNHIAKGFALGRV; the protein is encoded by the coding sequence ATGGTTGCTTATTTGGTTTTCCTGCTTGTTCCGATCTATTGGCTGATCATCATGAGTTTCAAATCAAACTCTGAAATATTGAGCTCTTTCACGCTTTTTCCCGACAATTTCACACTGAAAAACTACCGTACCATCCTTGAGGATCCGTCATGGTATATGGGTTATGTGAACAGCTTCATATTTGTCTCCCTTAATACGGTAATTTCGCTGCTTGTCGCATTGCCAGCGGCTTACGCCTTTAGTCGCTATCGGTTTTTTGGAGACAATCATCTGTTTTTTTGGCTCCTGACAAACCGCATGGCACCGCCAGCGGTCTTTGCTCTGCCCTTTTTTCAACTCTATTCCAGCGTGTCTTTGTTCGATACCCATATTGCCGTTGCTTTGGCGCATTGTCTGTTCAATGTTCCTCTCGCCGTTTGGATATTGGAAGGGTTTATGCGGGGTGTTCCAAGAGAGATTGACGAAACTGCGTTTATTGACGGCTACAGTTTTCCGAGGTTTTTTACGAGAATCTTCATACCGATGATCGCACCTGGAATCGGCGTGACCGCATTTTTCTGCTTCATGTTTAGCTGGGTTGAGCTTTTGCTGAGCCGCACACTCACGAGCGTGGACGCAAAGCCTATTACCGCAATCATGACGCGGACCGTATCCGCATCAGGACTTGATTGGGGAGTGCTTGCTGCTGCGGGCGTTTTGACCATTATCCCGGGTGCTATTGTGATTTATTTCGTCCGCAATCACATTGCCAAGGGTTTCGCGCTGGGCCGTGTCTAG
- a CDS encoding ABC transporter permease subunit — MEKTVNQRAWLLVLPVLVLVAFSSIIPMMTVVNYSFQDSFGENIFFWVGLEWYRELLQSERLWDAFGRQLLFSFIILMIEIPLGILVALSMPKKGLSASICLVLMSLPLLIPYNVVGTIWQVFGRADIGLLGRLLSDLGISYNYSQNAFDAWVTVIIMDVWHWTSLVALLAYAGLRSIPKPYYQAAMIDQASRWNVFRFIELPKMRGVLMIAILLRFMDSFMIYTEPFVLTGGGPGNATTFLSIDLVKMALGQFDLGPAAAFSLMYFLVILLISYVFYTVMITVDKDEAKP, encoded by the coding sequence GTGGAAAAGACCGTCAATCAACGCGCTTGGCTTCTGGTTCTGCCGGTATTGGTCCTTGTCGCATTTTCATCAATCATTCCGATGATGACAGTGGTCAATTACTCATTCCAGGACAGCTTTGGAGAAAATATCTTTTTTTGGGTCGGACTGGAATGGTACCGAGAACTGCTCCAATCAGAACGGCTATGGGATGCATTTGGACGACAGCTGCTCTTCTCTTTCATCATTCTTATGATCGAGATCCCGCTGGGTATTCTGGTGGCACTGAGCATGCCGAAAAAAGGGCTGTCAGCCTCGATCTGTCTGGTGCTAATGTCGTTGCCATTGCTCATCCCGTACAATGTTGTCGGGACGATCTGGCAGGTATTTGGGCGTGCAGACATTGGCTTGCTTGGTCGTTTACTGTCTGATCTGGGTATCTCCTACAATTATTCCCAGAATGCATTTGATGCTTGGGTTACCGTGATAATTATGGATGTCTGGCACTGGACGTCATTGGTCGCACTTTTGGCCTATGCGGGGCTTCGCTCTATCCCGAAGCCTTATTATCAGGCGGCAATGATAGATCAGGCAAGCCGTTGGAATGTCTTTCGATTCATTGAACTACCGAAAATGCGAGGTGTCTTGATGATTGCGATTTTGCTGCGCTTCATGGACAGCTTCATGATTTATACGGAGCCATTTGTGCTTACGGGAGGTGGGCCCGGGAATGCCACTACATTCCTCTCGATAGACCTAGTGAAAATGGCGCTTGGACAATTTGATCTCGGCCCAGCGGCTGCATTCTCGCTCATGTATTTTCTGGTCATTCTGCTCATTTCCTACGTGTTTTACACGGTCATGATAACCGTTGACAAAGATGAGGCGAAGCCATGA
- a CDS encoding ATP-binding cassette domain-containing protein codes for MASLTLKNLAHSYHPNPGEDTDFALKEVNHTWEDGRAYALLGPSGCGKTTLLNIISGLLTPTSGHVLFDNKDVTASSTAERNIAQVFQFPVVYDTMTVGQNLAFPLRNRGMEADYIAGRVQRIAQMIGLEADLDKKARGLTSDLKQKISLGRGMVRDDVNAILFDEPLTVIDPHLKWELRTQLKTLHREFGHTMIYVTHDQTEALTFAEKVVVMHDGRVVQIGTPKELFETPAHVFVGYFIGSPGMNFIPASVAGRKAHINGETVHLKHDYGDPQGDVLLGIRPEFVRLTKGEGLPVQINHIQDAGRHKFVNATVFDVEINIAADEGFEIESDMIRVEFAPSNISIFCDDWRLNPEAIGHGKGAIT; via the coding sequence TTGGCATCCCTGACACTTAAAAACCTAGCGCATAGCTATCACCCCAATCCAGGTGAAGACACTGACTTTGCACTCAAGGAGGTCAATCATACCTGGGAGGATGGACGAGCTTATGCATTGTTGGGTCCCAGCGGGTGCGGGAAAACAACATTGCTCAACATTATTTCCGGTCTACTTACGCCAACGAGTGGACATGTTCTATTTGACAACAAGGATGTGACGGCATCTTCAACAGCCGAGCGTAACATTGCGCAAGTTTTCCAGTTTCCGGTTGTCTACGACACGATGACGGTTGGGCAGAATTTGGCATTCCCATTGCGCAACCGGGGCATGGAAGCCGACTATATCGCTGGGCGTGTGCAACGTATAGCGCAGATGATCGGACTGGAAGCGGACCTTGATAAGAAGGCACGAGGCCTGACCTCTGACCTGAAGCAGAAAATTTCTCTCGGACGCGGTATGGTTCGGGATGATGTGAACGCGATTCTTTTTGACGAACCTTTGACGGTCATTGACCCTCATCTAAAATGGGAATTGCGGACTCAGCTCAAGACGCTGCACCGCGAATTTGGGCACACAATGATCTATGTGACCCATGATCAAACAGAGGCGTTGACCTTCGCAGAGAAGGTCGTGGTGATGCATGACGGCCGGGTTGTACAGATCGGAACACCGAAAGAGCTTTTCGAAACGCCGGCGCATGTGTTTGTCGGTTATTTTATTGGTTCTCCCGGCATGAACTTCATTCCTGCCTCTGTCGCTGGCAGAAAAGCTCATATAAATGGGGAAACCGTCCATCTCAAGCATGACTATGGTGACCCGCAGGGCGACGTTCTTTTGGGAATACGGCCTGAATTTGTCCGGTTGACCAAAGGGGAGGGGTTGCCGGTTCAGATCAATCACATTCAAGATGCTGGCAGACATAAATTTGTCAATGCAACAGTGTTTGATGTCGAAATCAATATCGCCGCTGATGAAGGTTTCGAAATTGAATCGGACATGATCAGGGTAGAGTTTGCTCCGTCTAATATCAGCATCTTTTGTGACGATTGGCGCTTGAATCCCGAAGCGATTGGTCATGGCAAGGGAGCAATAACCTAG
- a CDS encoding ATP-binding cassette domain-containing protein: protein MSLRLQSVSKISNGETHIYPTDLELQKGTMNVLLGPTSSGKTSLMRLMAGLDRPDTGKIFWEGADVTKKRVQDRDIAMVYQQFVNYPSMTVYDNIASPLRIQKKSSSEIDAKVKEMAELLQLTSIIDRKPDEISGGQQQRCAMARALAKDVGLVLMDEPLANLDYKLREELRFEIPRLFEASGSIFVYATTEPEEALLLGGNTATLWNGRVTQYGPSMDVYRDPVDETTARVYSDPPMNFVSVQKDDAGVHFPDGQLTKLNKDLASLPNGEYRAGFRAHHLEMSDNQSGSIEFGAELVVTELTGSDTYIHVNAMDERWIGLMPGLQTFEVGQVLKICLNPENIFFFDKDGNLVASPDHKPEKSGI, encoded by the coding sequence ATGAGCCTGCGACTTCAGAGCGTTTCAAAAATATCAAATGGCGAGACGCATATTTATCCCACTGACCTGGAATTGCAGAAGGGCACGATGAACGTCCTGCTCGGTCCGACATCGTCCGGCAAAACATCGTTGATGCGTCTCATGGCAGGGCTCGACAGGCCCGATACCGGCAAAATCTTTTGGGAAGGCGCTGATGTTACCAAAAAACGGGTGCAGGATCGTGATATTGCGATGGTTTATCAGCAATTCGTGAATTATCCTTCGATGACGGTATATGACAATATCGCATCGCCGTTGAGGATTCAGAAAAAATCCTCTTCGGAGATTGATGCTAAAGTAAAGGAAATGGCTGAACTGCTTCAGCTAACTTCTATTATCGATAGAAAACCGGACGAAATATCAGGAGGACAGCAACAGCGGTGCGCGATGGCCCGCGCTTTGGCAAAAGATGTGGGCTTGGTCCTAATGGACGAACCTCTCGCAAATCTGGACTATAAGTTGCGAGAGGAGCTGCGCTTTGAAATTCCGCGGTTGTTTGAAGCTTCCGGCAGTATCTTTGTCTATGCAACAACGGAGCCGGAAGAGGCGCTGTTGCTTGGCGGAAATACCGCAACCCTCTGGAATGGACGGGTGACGCAATATGGTCCGTCCATGGATGTTTATCGCGATCCCGTAGATGAAACCACCGCACGGGTTTATTCTGACCCGCCGATGAACTTTGTTTCAGTACAGAAGGATGACGCAGGCGTGCACTTTCCGGATGGGCAATTAACGAAGCTGAATAAGGATTTGGCTAGCTTGCCCAATGGTGAATATCGGGCCGGATTTCGCGCCCATCATCTTGAAATGAGTGACAACCAGTCTGGCTCCATTGAGTTTGGAGCAGAGCTAGTTGTTACAGAGCTTACCGGATCGGACACATATATTCATGTCAATGCAATGGATGAGCGATGGATTGGTCTGATGCCCGGGCTGCAGACATTTGAGGTTGGGCAAGTGTTGAAAATTTGCCTAAACCCCGAAAATATCTTTTTTTTTGATAAGGATGGAAATCTAGTCGCATCACCTGATCACAAACCTGAAAAGTCGGGGATATAG